From a region of the Streptomyces venezuelae genome:
- a CDS encoding thymidine phosphorylase, producing the protein MDVISVIRTKRDRGELSPEQIDWVIDAYTRGVVADEQMSALAMAILLNGMNRTEIARWTAAMIASGERMNFDSLARPTADKHSTGGVGDKITLPLAPLVAACGAAVPQLSGRGLGHTGGTLDKLESIPGWRALLSNEEMLHVLDTTGAVICAAGDGLAPADKKLYALRDVTGTVEAIPLIASSIMSKKIAEGTGSLVLDVKVGTGAFMKNIEDARELARTMVGLGTDSGVKTVALLTDMSTPLGLTAGNALEVRESVEVLAGGGPADVVELTIALAKEMLDAAGIKDADPAKALADGSAMDHWRRMIAAQGGDPDATLPVAREQHVVTAPESGVLTRLDAYGVGVAAWRLGAGRARKEDPVQAGAGVELHAKPGDTVTAGQPLMTLHTDTPEKFDYALASLAGTYDVAPAGTAFSATPIVLDRIA; encoded by the coding sequence ATGGACGTCATCTCCGTCATCCGGACCAAGCGGGACCGCGGTGAGCTGAGCCCCGAGCAGATCGACTGGGTCATCGACGCCTACACCCGCGGTGTCGTGGCCGACGAGCAGATGTCGGCGCTGGCGATGGCCATCCTGCTCAACGGCATGAACCGGACCGAGATCGCCCGCTGGACCGCGGCGATGATCGCCTCCGGCGAGCGCATGAACTTCGACTCCCTGGCCCGCCCGACCGCCGACAAGCACTCCACCGGCGGCGTCGGCGACAAGATCACCCTCCCGCTCGCGCCGCTCGTCGCCGCGTGCGGCGCGGCCGTGCCCCAGCTGTCGGGCCGCGGCCTCGGCCACACCGGCGGCACCCTCGACAAGCTGGAGTCCATCCCCGGCTGGCGCGCGCTGCTCTCCAACGAGGAGATGCTGCACGTCCTGGACACCACCGGCGCGGTCATCTGCGCGGCCGGCGACGGCCTGGCCCCCGCGGACAAGAAGCTCTACGCGCTGCGCGACGTCACCGGCACGGTCGAGGCCATCCCGCTGATCGCCTCCTCGATCATGTCGAAGAAGATCGCCGAGGGCACCGGCTCGCTCGTCCTGGACGTCAAGGTCGGCACCGGCGCCTTCATGAAGAACATCGAGGACGCCCGCGAGCTGGCCCGCACCATGGTCGGCCTCGGCACCGACTCGGGCGTCAAGACCGTCGCGCTGCTCACCGACATGTCCACCCCGCTCGGCCTGACCGCCGGCAACGCCCTCGAAGTCCGCGAGTCGGTCGAGGTCCTCGCCGGCGGAGGCCCCGCCGACGTGGTCGAGCTGACCATCGCGCTGGCCAAGGAGATGCTGGACGCGGCGGGCATCAAGGACGCCGACCCGGCGAAGGCCCTCGCCGACGGTTCCGCGATGGACCACTGGCGCCGGATGATCGCGGCCCAGGGCGGCGACCCGGACGCGACCCTCCCGGTCGCCCGCGAGCAGCACGTGGTGACGGCCCCCGAGTCGGGCGTCCTGACCCGCCTGGACGCGTACGGGGTCGGCGTCGCCGCCTGGCGCCTGGGCGCCGGCCGCGCACGCAAGGAGGACCCGGTGCAGGCGGGCGCGGGCGTCGAGCTCCACGCCAAGCCGGGCGACACCGTCACGGCCGGCCAGCCGCTGATGACCCTGCACACGGACACCCCGGAGAAGTTCGACTACGCCCTCGCCTCCCTGGCGGGCACGTACGACGTCGCTCCGGCGGGCACGGCCTTCTCCGCCACGCCGATCGTCCTGGACCGCATCGCCTGA
- a CDS encoding Uma2 family endonuclease: MSALTVQQAPRGGDSWEGLVRLWEETDWPEGCKVEIIEGIVTVAPPLVNDHNLIAESVQRCLYTVIPDDWDVFQTLNVAVPSRSGLYVPDLVVVPREDVPGGENFVPAAAAELVVEVTSKSNAVNDRVSKLKGYAAAGIPLYLLIDPHTKGSPTIYLYGEPSGGQYRLLHEGKFGEAVHLPEPFDLVLDTFGYPRP, encoded by the coding sequence ATGAGCGCACTCACCGTCCAGCAGGCGCCGCGGGGTGGCGACAGCTGGGAGGGCCTCGTCCGCCTCTGGGAGGAGACGGACTGGCCCGAGGGCTGCAAGGTGGAGATCATCGAGGGGATCGTCACCGTGGCACCACCGCTCGTCAACGACCACAACTTGATTGCGGAGTCCGTGCAGCGCTGCCTGTACACCGTGATCCCTGACGACTGGGACGTCTTCCAAACCCTCAACGTGGCCGTGCCCAGCCGTAGCGGACTCTACGTCCCGGACCTCGTGGTCGTTCCCAGGGAAGACGTTCCGGGAGGTGAGAACTTCGTTCCCGCAGCCGCCGCCGAGCTCGTCGTCGAAGTCACCTCCAAGTCGAACGCCGTCAACGACCGCGTGTCCAAACTCAAGGGATACGCCGCGGCGGGCATCCCGCTGTACCTGCTCATCGACCCGCACACGAAGGGCAGTCCCACCATCTACCTGTACGGCGAGCCGAGCGGTGGCCAGTACCGCCTTCTGCACGAGGGCAAGTTCGGCGAGGCCGTCCACCTTCCCGAGCCGTTCGACCTCGTCCTCGACACCTTCGGCTACCCCCGCCCCTGA
- a CDS encoding STAS domain-containing protein: protein MEIQRLVLPGPAPTAHDAAGLCERLARLYEGGARAVECDARAVTAPGLGAVEVLARLRLAARGRPLSVSGAGPTLRALLDLVGLVELLGEAEQREPPRGVQEGVEPDDLSV from the coding sequence GTGGAGATCCAACGACTTGTGCTTCCCGGACCCGCACCGACCGCCCACGACGCAGCGGGGCTGTGCGAGCGCCTGGCCCGGCTGTACGAGGGCGGGGCGCGCGCGGTGGAGTGCGACGCGCGGGCCGTGACCGCGCCGGGGCTGGGCGCCGTCGAGGTGCTGGCCCGGCTGCGGCTGGCCGCCCGGGGGCGGCCGCTGTCGGTGAGCGGGGCCGGGCCCACCCTACGCGCCCTGCTGGACCTCGTCGGCCTCGTCGAGCTGCTCGGGGAGGCCGAACAGCGGGAACCACCGCGCGGTGTCCAGGAAGGCGTTGAGCCCGACGATCTTTCCGTCTGA
- a CDS encoding sigma-70 family RNA polymerase sigma factor, producing the protein MSDLTTTDMDLDTAMDRYRVELTGYCYRMLGSSFDAEDAVQDTYVRAWRSYEKFEGRSSLRSWLYRIATNVCLDLLNAGNKRARPMDLSAPQHQASAVLNERPEVTWLEPVPDGRVLPQTADPAEMALAKESVRLAFVAALQHLPAKQRAVLILREVLAWKADEVARLLETTTASVNSALQRARATLAGQSLRDSDPADPLDADQAKLLEQYLSAFEAYDISRLTTLLHEDAVLSMPPFDLWLRGHEDIAAWHLNQGIGCKGSRLVPTTANGMPAFGQYRPREDGKPGHTPWALQVLEISDGKIVGLNAFLDTARWFPLFGLPEQLDEADEVQQGA; encoded by the coding sequence ATGAGCGATCTCACCACCACGGACATGGACCTCGACACGGCCATGGACCGGTACCGGGTCGAGCTCACCGGCTACTGCTACCGGATGCTCGGCTCGTCCTTCGACGCCGAGGACGCGGTGCAGGACACGTACGTCCGCGCCTGGCGCAGCTACGAGAAGTTCGAGGGCCGCTCCTCGCTGCGTTCGTGGCTGTACCGGATCGCCACCAACGTCTGCCTGGACCTGCTGAACGCCGGGAACAAGCGGGCCCGCCCGATGGACCTGAGCGCCCCGCAGCACCAGGCCTCCGCCGTGCTCAACGAGCGCCCCGAGGTGACCTGGCTGGAGCCGGTCCCCGACGGGCGGGTGCTGCCGCAGACCGCCGACCCGGCGGAGATGGCGCTGGCGAAGGAGTCCGTACGGCTGGCCTTCGTGGCCGCGCTCCAGCACCTGCCGGCCAAGCAGCGGGCGGTGCTCATCCTGCGCGAGGTGCTGGCCTGGAAGGCCGACGAGGTGGCCCGGCTCCTGGAGACCACGACGGCCTCGGTGAACAGCGCCCTCCAGCGGGCGCGGGCCACGCTCGCCGGGCAGTCGCTGCGCGACAGCGACCCGGCCGATCCGCTGGACGCGGACCAGGCCAAGCTGCTGGAGCAGTACCTCTCCGCCTTCGAGGCCTACGACATCTCGCGGCTCACCACCCTGCTCCACGAGGACGCGGTGCTCTCGATGCCGCCCTTCGACCTGTGGCTCCGGGGCCACGAGGACATCGCGGCCTGGCACCTCAACCAGGGCATCGGCTGCAAGGGCTCCCGCCTGGTCCCGACGACGGCGAACGGCATGCCGGCCTTCGGCCAGTACCGCCCGCGCGAGGACGGGAAGCCGGGGCACACCCCGTGGGCCCTGCAGGTGCTGGAGATCTCAGACGGAAAGATCGTCGGGCTCAACGCCTTCCTGGACACCGCGCGGTGGTTCCCGCTGTTCGGCCTCCCCGAGCAGCTCGACGAGGCCGACGAGGTCCAGCAGGGCGCGTAG
- a CDS encoding MFS transporter — translation MLLTQALDRAGTGVWAASSVLYFTFVVGLDAGRLGLLLGAAAVAGIAGSPLAGHLADRFQVRTLLIGCHLIRLGALCVLLVVTDFALLLLLFAVTHLGDRAAKTLEMLFATRVAGERRSTYQALSRSAANAGYALGAGLAAVGLAVGTRGAYQVLILANALSFLVAAALVWRTREPRGRGLVAARPGAQEGPAKAGPSPWRDRGYLRFVLLDVPMNLDDSILAVGLPLWLVGHTAAPHALIPAFLVLNTVLVVALQLRVSARVRDARQAAGAVALYGLTTLACCAFLAAAPAGGAWAAALALLAAAVLATAAELMRSVSSWELAVSLAPQEARASYLGVAGMAQSVQKSAGPLLLTGAVMAAGPAGWLALGAAVTGLALVQRRSALRRLDHLAAPPVPAATR, via the coding sequence ATGCTGCTCACCCAGGCGCTGGACCGGGCGGGCACCGGCGTGTGGGCCGCGTCCTCCGTCCTCTACTTCACCTTCGTCGTCGGTCTCGACGCCGGGCGGCTGGGCCTGCTGCTGGGCGCGGCCGCAGTGGCGGGCATCGCCGGTTCGCCGCTGGCGGGCCACCTCGCCGACCGCTTCCAGGTGCGCACCCTGCTGATCGGCTGCCACCTGATCCGCCTCGGAGCCCTGTGCGTGCTGCTGGTGGTCACCGACTTCGCCCTGCTGCTGCTCCTGTTCGCCGTCACCCACCTGGGAGACCGGGCGGCCAAGACGCTGGAGATGCTCTTCGCCACCAGGGTCGCGGGCGAACGGCGCTCCACCTACCAGGCGCTGTCGCGCAGCGCCGCGAACGCCGGATACGCCCTCGGCGCGGGCCTGGCCGCCGTCGGCCTCGCCGTCGGCACCCGGGGTGCCTACCAGGTGCTGATCCTGGCGAACGCGCTGTCGTTCCTCGTGGCCGCGGCCCTGGTGTGGCGCACCCGGGAGCCCCGCGGCCGCGGGCTCGTGGCCGCCCGGCCCGGGGCGCAGGAAGGCCCCGCGAAGGCCGGGCCCAGCCCCTGGCGGGACCGCGGCTACCTGCGCTTCGTCCTGCTGGACGTCCCGATGAACCTGGACGACTCGATCCTCGCCGTCGGCCTGCCGCTGTGGCTGGTCGGCCACACCGCGGCCCCGCACGCCCTGATCCCGGCCTTCCTGGTCCTCAACACCGTGCTCGTCGTCGCCCTGCAGCTCCGGGTGTCGGCGCGGGTCCGCGACGCCCGTCAGGCCGCGGGCGCCGTCGCCCTGTACGGCCTCACGACGCTCGCCTGCTGCGCCTTCCTGGCCGCCGCCCCCGCGGGCGGGGCCTGGGCCGCCGCACTGGCCCTGCTCGCCGCCGCCGTGCTGGCCACCGCGGCGGAGCTGATGCGCTCGGTGAGCTCCTGGGAACTGGCGGTCTCCCTCGCGCCGCAGGAGGCGCGCGCCTCGTACCTCGGGGTGGCCGGCATGGCCCAGTCCGTCCAGAAGTCCGCGGGCCCGCTGCTGCTCACCGGCGCGGTCATGGCGGCCGGCCCGGCCGGCTGGCTGGCCCTCGGCGCCGCGGTGACGGGTCTGGCCCTCGTGCAACGCCGCTCCGCCCTGCGCCGGTTGGACCACCTCGCCGCCCCGCCCGTACCCGCCGCCACGCGCTAG
- a CDS encoding L,D-transpeptidase family protein: MGTRIGVRAAVLGGAFALALPVVVAGGGAAQAAASCNLTTGPYQRQVEQFLGRPVDGRQSAADCTAIRSFQASHGITPTQGYAGPLTWQTMSTMLAQRAAGTTPNRSGDCPVNRGRIACVDLTRQLSWIQDGATLTYGPVPVRTGKDGTETRTGLKKIYYRNIDHWSTLYDVSMPYAQFFDGGIAFHSTTKSMWNPPGSGGCVNMRSADAKAYWNLLGQGEDVYVYGRKPGT; encoded by the coding sequence ATGGGTACGAGGATCGGGGTGCGGGCGGCGGTGCTGGGCGGGGCGTTCGCGCTGGCGCTGCCGGTGGTGGTCGCGGGAGGCGGGGCGGCGCAGGCCGCCGCCTCCTGCAACCTCACCACCGGGCCGTACCAGCGGCAGGTCGAACAGTTCCTGGGGCGGCCGGTGGACGGCAGGCAGTCGGCGGCGGACTGCACGGCGATCCGCTCCTTCCAGGCGAGCCACGGCATCACCCCGACGCAGGGCTACGCCGGCCCGCTGACCTGGCAGACGATGAGCACGATGCTCGCCCAGCGGGCGGCCGGCACCACCCCGAACCGGTCGGGCGACTGCCCGGTGAACCGGGGGCGGATCGCCTGCGTCGACCTGACGCGGCAGCTCAGCTGGATCCAGGACGGCGCCACCCTGACGTACGGGCCCGTGCCGGTCCGCACCGGCAAGGACGGCACGGAGACCCGGACCGGCCTGAAGAAGATCTACTACCGGAACATCGACCACTGGTCGACGCTCTACGACGTCTCGATGCCGTACGCGCAGTTCTTCGACGGCGGCATCGCCTTCCACTCGACCACCAAGAGCATGTGGAACCCGCCCGGTTCGGGCGGCTGCGTGAACATGCGCTCCGCCGACGCGAAGGCGTACTGGAACCTGCTGGGGCAGGGCGAGGACGTCTACGTGTACGGCCGCAAGCCCGGGACCTAG
- a CDS encoding MFS transporter, with the protein MPPVHTGAPVIPGASTPSSPAPQPLSPGRPGYRRMSLALFAAGLATFALLYSTQALLPAISAGFGVTAGQASWTVSAATGALALFVLPLSALSERFGRTRMMTYSMVIAVGVGLLVPFAPNVEWLVALRAVQGAAIAGIPASAMAYLAEEVKPKALVAAIGLFVAGNSIGGMSGRLVTGWAAQLWGWRAGLLAVALMALACAVAFLVLLPRARFFRPASLNPRAVGRTVAGHLRDPLLLRLYGIGALFMTVFGAVYTVIGYRLVDEPFSLGQGVVGSIFLIYLVGTVSSAAAGKLVARTGRRGALYLAVTTTALGLLLSLSDSLVAIVLGLVLITAGFFAGHAVASAAVSRTAKTGRAQASALYQSAYYLGSSAGGTLGALAYHSAGWAATVGIALLAVLGVVSITLYGSHAARAERRMPASAVGAR; encoded by the coding sequence ATGCCTCCCGTTCATACCGGGGCACCCGTCATCCCGGGTGCCTCCACCCCGTCGTCCCCCGCACCGCAGCCCCTCTCCCCCGGCCGCCCCGGCTACCGCCGGATGAGCCTCGCGCTCTTCGCCGCCGGACTCGCGACCTTCGCCCTCCTCTACTCCACCCAGGCGCTGTTGCCCGCGATCTCCGCCGGCTTCGGGGTGACGGCGGGCCAGGCCAGCTGGACGGTGTCCGCGGCCACCGGCGCGCTCGCGCTGTTCGTCCTCCCGCTGAGCGCCCTGTCCGAGCGCTTCGGCCGCACCCGGATGATGACGTACTCGATGGTGATCGCCGTCGGCGTCGGCCTGCTGGTGCCGTTCGCGCCGAACGTCGAGTGGCTGGTGGCGCTGCGCGCCGTGCAGGGTGCGGCGATCGCCGGGATCCCGGCCTCCGCGATGGCGTACCTGGCGGAGGAAGTGAAGCCGAAGGCCCTGGTGGCGGCGATCGGCCTGTTCGTGGCGGGGAACTCGATCGGCGGCATGAGCGGTCGCCTCGTGACCGGCTGGGCCGCACAGCTGTGGGGCTGGCGGGCGGGCCTGCTGGCCGTCGCCCTGATGGCGCTGGCGTGCGCCGTGGCCTTCCTGGTGCTGCTGCCGAGGGCGCGGTTCTTCCGCCCGGCGTCGCTGAACCCGCGCGCGGTGGGCCGTACCGTCGCCGGTCATCTGCGTGATCCGCTGCTGCTGCGCCTGTACGGGATCGGCGCGCTGTTCATGACGGTCTTCGGGGCGGTCTACACCGTGATCGGCTACCGCCTGGTGGACGAGCCGTTCTCGCTCGGGCAGGGAGTGGTCGGGTCGATCTTCCTGATCTACCTGGTCGGTACGGTCTCCTCGGCCGCCGCGGGCAAGCTGGTGGCCCGTACCGGACGGCGCGGCGCGCTGTACCTGGCCGTGACGACCACGGCGCTCGGACTGCTGCTGTCGCTGTCCGACTCCCTGGTCGCGATCGTGCTCGGGCTGGTCCTGATCACCGCGGGCTTCTTCGCGGGGCACGCGGTGGCTTCGGCCGCGGTGAGCCGGACGGCGAAGACCGGCCGGGCGCAGGCCTCGGCGCTCTACCAGTCGGCGTACTACCTCGGCTCCAGCGCGGGCGGCACCCTGGGCGCCCTCGCCTACCACTCGGCGGGCTGGGCGGCCACGGTCGGCATCGCACTGCTGGCAGTGCTGGGCGTCGTGTCGATCACCCTGTACGGGTCGCACGCGGCGCGTGCCGAGCGGCGGATGCCGGCGTCGGCCGTGGGCGCGCGCTGA
- a CDS encoding LysR family transcriptional regulator has protein sequence MMHQPSSEAWMSMNRYVEDMAVTTLLAPRLAYFVAVARHEHVTRAAHELGVPQSTLSRAMVRLEQDLGVTLFARKGRTVALTTAGRTFLASAEHALTEIDRAAESVQQDADPAAGKVAFGFLHTLGSETVPGLIRAFRADHPRIRFSLVQNYGEAMLEKLRAGELDLCLTSPLPDAPDLVARRLDEQRLRLVVPDDHRLATRKRIRLAEAAEETFVTLEPGYGMRRITDDLCAEAGFTPKVAFEGEEAETLRGLVAAGLGVALLPPPAVPRPGVVELTVTAPRAVREIGLAWLDGHPDTPPVAEFKRFLLSRRGRLIPELDPSVG, from the coding sequence CTGATGCATCAACCCAGCTCAGAGGCGTGGATGTCGATGAACCGTTACGTAGAAGACATGGCAGTGACAACTCTGCTGGCGCCGCGGCTGGCGTATTTCGTCGCCGTCGCCCGCCACGAGCACGTCACCCGCGCCGCCCACGAGCTGGGCGTCCCGCAGTCCACCCTGTCCCGCGCCATGGTCCGGCTCGAACAGGACCTCGGCGTCACGCTGTTCGCCCGCAAGGGCCGTACGGTCGCGCTCACCACGGCCGGCCGCACCTTCCTGGCCTCGGCGGAGCACGCCCTGACGGAGATCGACCGCGCCGCCGAATCCGTGCAGCAGGACGCCGATCCGGCGGCCGGCAAGGTGGCCTTCGGCTTCCTGCACACCCTCGGGTCCGAGACGGTACCCGGCCTCATCCGCGCCTTCCGCGCCGACCACCCGCGCATCCGCTTCTCCCTCGTACAGAACTACGGCGAGGCCATGCTGGAGAAGCTCCGGGCCGGCGAACTCGACCTGTGCCTGACCTCCCCGCTGCCGGACGCCCCCGACCTGGTCGCCCGGCGCCTCGACGAACAGCGGCTGCGGCTGGTGGTCCCGGACGACCACCGGCTCGCCACCCGTAAGCGCATCCGCCTCGCCGAGGCCGCCGAGGAAACCTTCGTCACCCTGGAGCCCGGCTACGGCATGCGCCGGATCACCGACGACCTGTGCGCGGAGGCCGGGTTCACCCCGAAGGTCGCCTTCGAGGGCGAGGAGGCCGAGACCCTGCGCGGCCTGGTCGCCGCCGGCCTGGGCGTCGCCCTCCTGCCGCCCCCGGCCGTGCCCCGCCCAGGCGTGGTCGAGCTGACGGTCACCGCCCCGCGAGCCGTCCGCGAGATCGGCCTCGCCTGGCTCGACGGCCACCCCGACACCCCGCCCGTGGCGGAGTTCAAGCGCTTCCTCCTCTCCCGCCGTGGCCGCCTGATCCCCGAACTGGACCCGTCTGTCGGGTGA
- a CDS encoding helix-turn-helix transcriptional regulator, translated as MRAEESGPGSAGAAGELSPAARRLYAYAVERHAFDTCEATGALGVRAAAAITELAAAHLLQRAPGDAPDRWSAVAPRAAAARALAPLALLVRETHDEMDRLRGRLEALVPAYEAGTAHRDLSGSGRLELVTDLGAVRGLIAELVATCERELLTSQPGGGRPLETLEESIGRDESLLTRGVRMRTIYQHTARYSRPTAAYVERVTALGAQVRTLGDGLMRMLVFDEHTGLMAVPDRSGAALVVREPSVVHFMTAAFERSWVGAEPFPTSVSPEAARSISDELRQMIVRLLSEGLEDKVIARRLGMSERTCQRHIAEIMRAVGAKSRFQAGYLLAAAAAPPPGRQDTPRTVASGPAGDPITRQTGPVRGSGGHGGRGGSA; from the coding sequence ATGCGTGCCGAGGAATCCGGGCCCGGGTCCGCCGGAGCGGCCGGGGAGCTGAGCCCCGCCGCCCGGCGCCTTTACGCGTACGCCGTCGAGCGGCACGCCTTTGACACCTGTGAGGCCACCGGGGCTCTCGGCGTACGCGCGGCGGCCGCCATCACCGAGCTGGCCGCCGCGCACCTGCTCCAGCGCGCCCCGGGTGACGCCCCGGACCGCTGGAGCGCGGTGGCCCCCCGGGCCGCCGCGGCCCGGGCGCTGGCTCCGCTGGCCCTGCTCGTACGGGAGACCCACGACGAGATGGACCGGCTGCGCGGGCGGCTGGAGGCGCTGGTGCCCGCGTACGAGGCGGGGACCGCGCACCGGGACCTCAGCGGGTCGGGCCGGCTGGAGCTGGTCACGGACCTCGGAGCGGTACGGGGGCTGATCGCCGAGCTGGTCGCGACGTGCGAACGGGAGCTGCTGACCTCCCAGCCGGGCGGGGGCCGCCCGCTGGAGACGCTGGAAGAGTCGATCGGGCGGGACGAGTCGCTGCTGACGCGCGGGGTCCGGATGCGCACGATCTACCAGCACACGGCACGCTACTCCCGGCCGACGGCGGCGTACGTCGAGCGGGTGACGGCGCTGGGCGCGCAGGTACGCACCCTGGGCGACGGGCTGATGCGGATGCTGGTCTTCGACGAGCACACGGGCCTGATGGCGGTGCCGGACCGCAGCGGGGCCGCGCTGGTGGTGCGGGAGCCGAGCGTCGTGCACTTCATGACGGCGGCCTTCGAGCGCTCCTGGGTGGGCGCGGAGCCCTTCCCGACGTCGGTGAGCCCGGAGGCGGCCCGGTCGATCTCGGACGAGCTGCGGCAGATGATCGTCCGGCTGCTGTCGGAGGGACTGGAGGACAAGGTGATCGCCCGCCGCCTGGGCATGTCGGAGCGGACCTGCCAGCGGCACATCGCCGAGATCATGCGCGCGGTGGGCGCCAAGTCCCGCTTCCAGGCGGGCTACTTGCTCGCGGCGGCGGCAGCCCCGCCGCCCGGCCGGCAGGACACGCCGCGGACGGTCGCTTCCGGACCTGCCGGGGACCCGATCACCCGACAGACGGGTCCAGTTCGGGGATCAGGCGGCCACGGCGGGAGAGGAGGAAGCGCTTGA
- a CDS encoding cupin domain-containing protein, with translation MGGLVHRNFDKPDETRPFEAGTGRLDLFNTEGGAVGRAVFEPGWRWSLHIKPLAGTDSCRSAHTGYVVSGRMKIVMDDGESGEIGPGDFIQIAPGHDAWVLGDEPCVALDWTGYVDYAKPDSG, from the coding sequence ATGGGCGGATTGGTCCACAGGAACTTCGACAAGCCCGACGAGACACGTCCCTTTGAAGCCGGTACGGGCAGGCTGGACCTGTTCAACACCGAGGGCGGGGCGGTGGGGCGCGCGGTCTTCGAGCCGGGCTGGCGCTGGTCGCTGCACATCAAGCCGCTGGCCGGCACGGACAGCTGCCGCTCCGCCCACACCGGGTACGTGGTGAGCGGCCGGATGAAGATCGTCATGGACGACGGGGAGAGCGGCGAGATCGGCCCTGGCGACTTCATCCAGATCGCGCCCGGACACGACGCCTGGGTCCTGGGTGACGAGCCGTGCGTCGCGCTCGACTGGACGGGCTACGTCGACTACGCGAAGCCGGACTCCGGCTGA
- a CDS encoding alpha/beta hydrolase, translated as MAQHAPPARGARLGRAAGARTGSGSTDSAVNGVVLLLPGASRFSPGPMRPLARALARAGGPEGLVTHMVIHGGDTAREEQAAWAADEAVRRYGDVPVCLAGYDTGGLAALRAAGHGAVNSVVAIAPCLAATERADSPEPVKQLSGRQVLIVHGTNDARSDPEDSFRLAARAKKANRTTCRFEVHSDGHGLHEHQPEVVALAVDFILGAVSSGRYSRPVTDALAAPPPLGLRMPLASGFGRSLRR; from the coding sequence ATGGCACAGCATGCGCCGCCGGCGCGCGGGGCCCGCCTGGGGCGGGCGGCCGGCGCGAGAACCGGCTCGGGTTCGACGGACAGTGCGGTCAACGGGGTGGTGCTCCTGCTTCCGGGGGCCTCCAGATTCTCGCCGGGTCCCATGCGTCCGCTCGCGCGGGCGCTGGCCCGGGCGGGCGGGCCGGAAGGCCTGGTCACGCACATGGTGATCCACGGCGGGGACACCGCCCGCGAGGAGCAGGCGGCGTGGGCCGCGGACGAGGCGGTACGCCGGTACGGGGACGTGCCGGTGTGCCTGGCCGGCTACGACACCGGCGGTCTGGCCGCACTGCGGGCGGCGGGGCACGGGGCCGTCAACTCGGTCGTGGCGATCGCCCCTTGTCTGGCGGCGACGGAGCGGGCCGACTCCCCTGAACCGGTGAAACAGCTGTCGGGACGGCAGGTGTTGATCGTGCACGGCACCAACGACGCGCGCAGCGACCCGGAGGACTCCTTCCGGCTGGCGGCGCGCGCGAAGAAGGCGAACCGGACGACGTGCCGCTTCGAGGTGCATTCCGACGGGCACGGGCTGCACGAGCACCAGCCGGAAGTCGTGGCGCTGGCCGTGGACTTCATCCTGGGCGCGGTCTCCTCGGGACGGTACTCGCGGCCGGTGACGGACGCCCTGGCCGCACCCCCGCCGCTGGGCCTGCGGATGCCGCTGGCCTCGGGGTTCGGGAGGTCCCTGAGGCGGTGA